GAAGACTTTGTTCCAATATACTCGGCGGTTCAGACTGAAAACACAATAGAAGCCGAAGGCGCTGCCGTAAGCCCCTATGCGGTCATAAAAGGTGTGTGCAGTGTTGATAAAAACGTGCTGGTGGCTCAAAGATCATACATAGACAATTCTAAACTCGGACCCGGATCAAATGCTCAGGAAAACTGCTATATAATAAACTCCACCTATGAAGGTTACGACGTAACAGCTCACGGCGGAAAAGTTATATACAGCAACCTTGGCAAAAATATATTTGTAGGCTTCAACTCTTTCGTAAACGGTAAGGAAGATGCCCGCATAAAAATAGGGTCCAACTCAATAGTTATGCCGCATACAATAATTGATGCTCAGGAGCCGTTGGATATTCCTGAAAACTGCATTGTATGGGGTTATATAACAAAGCAGGAGGATCTTGAGCTGCACTCGCTGTCACTTGAAGAATTTTCTTCTATCAAAGGACAGTTCCAGCTCGGAGATATGAAGTTTGAAGGCTTAGGAGCCAAGTTCGTGGATGCATTCAGGCACCGCATAGCCCATATTCTTGAGGAGAACGGAGCTTTTTACAACGGCACCGAAGAAACAAAAGGCCATGCACAGAAGACTCAGGATATTTCTTTCAATATCCTCCAGCCCTATCCGGAAGGAATATTAAAGGGTCTTTATCCAGAACTTGCTATCAACCCGCTTGAACCAAGCGATCTTTAATGCGGGGTTCAGCAAAATGGACGAAAAACACACACCCAAAAGGAGTACCCAGTGCCTAGGACCGTAGCACAAGCCCTCCAGAAAAACCTGCTTGGCAACTCACCTGAATGGTATAAGTTGACCATAATCGGGTTTCTCATCTTAAATCCCATCCTGATGGAACTGGCAGGACCATTCATCACCGGATGGGTTTTAATCGGTGAATTTATTTTCACTCTGGCCATGGCCCTTAAATGTTATCCGCTCCCTGCCGGTGGGCTGCTTGCTGTCGAAGCAGTAGCCCTCGGCATGACCAGCCCCGATACAGTTTACAATGAGACACTGCACAATTTCCCGGTAATTCTGCTTCTGATGTTCATGGTGGCCGGAATTTACTTCATGAAAGACATGCTGCAGTACGCTTTCACCAAGCTTCTGATAAAAGTAAGGTCAAAAATTGCACTGTCTCTGATATTCTGCTTTGCTGGAGCATTTCTTTCCGCATTTCTGGATGCCCTTACCGTAACTGCGGTTATAATCGCTGTGGCCTACGGGTTTTATGGCATCTATCACCGTTTTGCGTCTTCCGGTTCATGCTCTGTCAACGATGACACCCAGCTCAAAATAGAATGTCACGATCATCTGAATGAATTCAGAGGATTTTTGAGAAATCTACTGATGCACGGTGCGGTCGGAACAGCTCTCGGTGGAGTATGCACGCTGGTAGGTGAACCGCAGAATCTGCTGATCGGGCACGTCATGCAATGGCACTTTGTGGAATTTTTCATAAAAGTTGCCCCGGTATCCATACCGGTTCTTTTTATAGGTCTGCTGACCTGTGTCCTTCTGGAAATAACAGGAATCTTCGGTTACGGATTCAAACTTCCCGAAGGAGTGCGCCTGATCCTTGAAAATGAGGACAAGAAAAATGATGAAGAGATGACCTACAAGCACAAAGCGGCATTGCTGATTCAGGCACTGGCAGCAATCTTCCTTGTAATCGCTCTGGCCCTTCATCTTGCAGAAGTAGGACTCATCGGGCTGACCATCATTGTAGTGCTTACCGCCCTTAACGGAGTTACGGAAGAACACCGCATCGGACATGCATTTGAGGAAGCCCTGCCTTTTACCGCACTGCTGGTGGTTTTCTTCTCAATTGTAGCAGTTATCCATGATCAGCACCTTTTCGCTCCGATCATTGACTACGTATTGCACCTTGAAGGAAAAATTCAGCTGGCCGCTTATTACGCTGCCAACGGACTTCTTTCCATGATTTCAGACAACGTATTTGTTGCCACGGTTTACATTTCGGAAACACAGGCAGCCTTTACCCATGGCATCATCAGCAAGGAACAGTTCGACCTGCTCGCAGTTGCCATCAATACCGGAACCAATATTCCAAGTGTTGCGACTCCAAACGGACAGGCTGCATTTCTGTTCCTGTTAACTTCAGCCATAGCTCCGCTTATCAGGCTTTCTTACGGAGAAATGGTCAAGATGGCTTTCCCTTATACAGTTACGATGAGTCTGACTGGACTTGCGGCTGTATGGTGGATTCTGTAGCACTAAAAGATATAAAAGCTGCAATCAGCCTCTGAAAAGTAAAGGCAGGACCGTAAAAACGGTTCTGCCTTTCTTTATAGCTGGTCTAGGGATGGCTGGTAGGTTTATCCCTGCTGTTAAATTCAATCAAAAACTACATGGCGAACAGCTGAGCATAACGTCTTGCCGTAACATTTTCAGTTCTGGCGACAACGTCCTGCATTTTTTCTGCGGAAAGACAGACAAAACCTTCCATAAAGGTCACGGTCAATGGCGAAGGTTCCAGAGTCTCTCCATCAAGTGGAGAATACTTTAAAGGAGGCTCAACTCTT
The sequence above is drawn from the Maridesulfovibrio bastinii DSM 16055 genome and encodes:
- a CDS encoding transferase; the encoded protein is MEQLNKLIEHIVNRVNINLREPLVDVGPFVRGLIPRDSFSLYYAFYSITTTHPLKFHFRHSSVGGTYFLGKCEVDHSILYKSDIRGDELKRKGSIVNCNGKDIKLRDDEIISIRDSYLMKTLVHNKSHDPENLETFKIANTVSLNYANIHGTSLEGCFLEPFASLDLSVCHDCAVGAFSYVQAGELSHKRIKPGRVWVKSPGLFEFKYHFPEEILPDYIRMENHRPVGKLIDFFEDKKEDFVPIYSAVQTENTIEAEGAAVSPYAVIKGVCSVDKNVLVAQRSYIDNSKLGPGSNAQENCYIINSTYEGYDVTAHGGKVIYSNLGKNIFVGFNSFVNGKEDARIKIGSNSIVMPHTIIDAQEPLDIPENCIVWGYITKQEDLELHSLSLEEFSSIKGQFQLGDMKFEGLGAKFVDAFRHRIAHILEENGAFYNGTEETKGHAQKTQDISFNILQPYPEGILKGLYPELAINPLEPSDL
- the nhaB gene encoding sodium/proton antiporter NhaB; translation: MPRTVAQALQKNLLGNSPEWYKLTIIGFLILNPILMELAGPFITGWVLIGEFIFTLAMALKCYPLPAGGLLAVEAVALGMTSPDTVYNETLHNFPVILLLMFMVAGIYFMKDMLQYAFTKLLIKVRSKIALSLIFCFAGAFLSAFLDALTVTAVIIAVAYGFYGIYHRFASSGSCSVNDDTQLKIECHDHLNEFRGFLRNLLMHGAVGTALGGVCTLVGEPQNLLIGHVMQWHFVEFFIKVAPVSIPVLFIGLLTCVLLEITGIFGYGFKLPEGVRLILENEDKKNDEEMTYKHKAALLIQALAAIFLVIALALHLAEVGLIGLTIIVVLTALNGVTEEHRIGHAFEEALPFTALLVVFFSIVAVIHDQHLFAPIIDYVLHLEGKIQLAAYYAANGLLSMISDNVFVATVYISETQAAFTHGIISKEQFDLLAVAINTGTNIPSVATPNGQAAFLFLLTSAIAPLIRLSYGEMVKMAFPYTVTMSLTGLAAVWWIL